Proteins encoded within one genomic window of Cyanobacteriota bacterium:
- a CDS encoding thioredoxin family protein: METTASLLGHYAPDFELPGTDGEVHHLARYLERLQAICVIFLANQCPTVHLYVDRLKQLQTEFAPQGFTLIGINTNDVSQSVSDDLEGMKQFVAKTNLNFPYLRDVTQDVGHSFGVTVTPQAFLLNHRGVLCYGGGIDDNPEDATAVTTAHLKTAIQQVLAGEPVTTAWTPAIGSPVLWRS, encoded by the coding sequence ATGGAAACAACTGCCAGCTTGCTAGGTCACTATGCCCCTGATTTTGAATTGCCTGGAACCGATGGTGAGGTTCATCATCTAGCTCGCTATCTAGAGCGACTACAGGCCATCTGCGTAATATTTTTGGCGAATCAGTGTCCGACAGTGCACCTGTATGTCGATCGCCTAAAGCAACTACAGACAGAGTTTGCTCCTCAAGGGTTTACCTTAATTGGCATCAACACCAATGATGTCAGCCAGTCTGTTAGTGACGATTTGGAAGGGATGAAACAGTTTGTGGCGAAAACTAATCTCAATTTTCCCTATTTACGGGATGTCACCCAGGACGTAGGCCATAGTTTTGGGGTCACCGTTACCCCCCAAGCATTTCTGCTGAACCATCGCGGTGTATTGTGCTACGGTGGCGGCATTGATGATAACCCAGAGGATGCAACAGCGGTGACAACAGCGCATCTCAAAACTGCTATTCAGCAGGTGCTAGCTGGAGAGCCAGTGACCACAGCCTGGACACCTGCGATCGGTTCGCCAGTGCTATGGCGATCGTAG
- a CDS encoding ParA family protein → MSAQSPKILVVLNGKGGVGKTTTAVNIAAILAEQAPTLLVDADPQASATWWVGRSPDGMGFDITREADPTLLSQLRQVSGYATIVVDTPPALGSDALAAVVPAADYLLLPTPPAPMDLTALIETVKRAVIPAGVAHRVLLTKVDPRSLAEALEAQNTLMSLGIRACQAFIRAYKAHERASLEGLPIIQWRGSNGREAEADYRRVVDEIQQDWRQ, encoded by the coding sequence GTGAGTGCACAGTCCCCAAAAATTCTGGTCGTATTAAATGGTAAAGGCGGTGTGGGCAAGACTACCACAGCGGTTAACATAGCTGCTATTTTGGCGGAGCAGGCACCAACCTTGCTAGTAGACGCTGATCCCCAAGCATCGGCTACATGGTGGGTAGGGCGCAGTCCAGATGGTATGGGGTTTGACATTACCCGTGAAGCTGATCCGACCTTGCTGAGTCAGTTGCGGCAGGTATCTGGGTATGCCACGATCGTTGTTGATACACCACCCGCCCTAGGGTCAGATGCCTTAGCTGCGGTAGTTCCTGCGGCTGACTATTTACTCTTACCCACGCCGCCTGCACCCATGGACTTGACTGCCTTGATTGAAACCGTCAAACGGGCAGTGATTCCAGCAGGGGTTGCCCATCGAGTTCTACTAACCAAGGTAGATCCCCGTAGTTTGGCCGAGGCCCTAGAAGCACAAAATACTCTGATGTCATTGGGAATTCGAGCTTGTCAGGCGTTTATTCGAGCGTATAAGGCCCACGAGCGAGCATCCCTAGAAGGGTTGCCTATCATCCAGTGGCGAGGCAGCAATGGGCGAGAAGCTGAGGCGGACTATCGCCGGGTTGTCGATGAAATTCAGCAAGATTGGAGGCAGTAA
- a CDS encoding peroxiredoxin, whose translation MQTNTSAVKVGDRAPDFTLTSQTGAPVSLSDFRGKQAVVLYFYPKDDTPGCTAESCAFRDSYEVFKQVGAEVIGISGDSPESHQKFASKYNLPFILVSDSGDKVRKQYGVPATLWILPGRVTYVIDKEGIVRHIFDSQLNFQAHVDEALKILRQL comes from the coding sequence ATGCAAACGAATACTAGTGCTGTGAAAGTAGGCGATCGCGCTCCAGACTTTACCCTGACCTCACAAACCGGGGCACCCGTTTCTCTGTCAGACTTTCGAGGCAAGCAGGCTGTTGTGCTCTACTTTTACCCCAAGGATGACACCCCAGGCTGCACCGCAGAGTCCTGTGCGTTTCGTGACAGCTATGAAGTGTTCAAGCAAGTAGGTGCCGAGGTAATTGGCATTAGCGGCGACTCGCCAGAGTCTCACCAAAAGTTTGCTAGTAAATACAATCTGCCCTTTATCCTGGTGAGCGATAGCGGCGACAAGGTGCGTAAGCAGTATGGTGTGCCTGCAACGCTATGGATTTTGCCAGGGCGTGTTACCTACGTTATCGACAAAGAGGGAATTGTTCGTCACATCTTTGACTCTCAACTGAACTTCCAAGCCCACGTAGATGAAGCCCTCAAAATTCTGAGACAGCTTTAG
- a CDS encoding PadR family transcriptional regulator, which produces MTFDDIYHYFQAPPPIYLSREQAVCYILSVLLQGDSYGSKLVKHLTTEYPAYGLSETVLYGALQFLEEQGTIAAYWQRVKGRGRPRRMYQIQDEARSQAEELAGLWQQYLQRYGTSAGNSER; this is translated from the coding sequence ATGACATTTGATGATATCTATCACTACTTTCAGGCTCCTCCACCTATCTACCTCAGTAGGGAGCAGGCTGTTTGCTACATTTTGTCTGTGCTGTTGCAGGGTGACTCCTATGGATCCAAGTTGGTTAAGCACCTAACGACTGAATATCCTGCCTATGGTTTGTCGGAAACAGTTCTGTACGGAGCATTGCAATTTTTGGAAGAGCAGGGAACGATCGCGGCCTATTGGCAACGAGTTAAAGGTCGGGGTAGACCTCGCCGCATGTATCAGATTCAAGATGAAGCCCGCAGTCAAGCAGAAGAACTAGCAGGTCTATGGCAGCAATATCTTCAGCGTTATGGCACCTCTGCTGGTAACTCTGAGAGATAA
- a CDS encoding inositol monophosphatase family protein, translating into MTLTPTPWGILETLFPYLRVAAAYANHIQSRIVARPAKDGYDNFFGAALSDADLSIQTMVEVALLGTFPDIRFYGEEHEQSYNTKYFRAIDLGEKDDYLVTLDPIDGTQSYLDGHSNYQIILTVLNRDEFEAAIAITPAQGTYYYALRGKGCWQGTLDDGLESAQPLRVGTIGNTVLLGWGMEALALTLQEHYHVIDIATSYSTMVQIPNVNGMLSGELAGAVIRAGKFIDGAAIAFLAEEAGAIVTTLTGEPPPPLYTCQNYERPGLVIAASPTVHEHLLAAARQVIP; encoded by the coding sequence GTGACCTTAACTCCAACTCCGTGGGGAATTCTTGAAACCCTGTTTCCCTACCTGCGGGTAGCTGCGGCCTACGCCAACCATATTCAATCTCGTATTGTCGCTCGTCCTGCCAAGGATGGTTATGACAACTTTTTTGGCGCAGCCCTCAGTGATGCTGACTTATCTATTCAGACCATGGTAGAGGTGGCTCTGTTGGGGACGTTTCCTGACATTCGCTTCTATGGTGAGGAACACGAGCAGTCTTACAACACGAAATATTTTCGAGCAATTGACTTGGGTGAAAAGGATGACTATCTAGTGACATTGGATCCGATCGATGGTACCCAGTCCTACCTAGATGGACATAGTAATTACCAAATTATTCTAACCGTGTTGAACCGGGATGAGTTTGAAGCGGCAATTGCGATTACCCCAGCCCAGGGTACCTATTACTATGCCTTGCGAGGTAAGGGATGTTGGCAGGGGACTCTGGACGATGGCCTGGAGTCGGCACAGCCGCTCAGGGTAGGGACGATCGGCAATACAGTATTGCTGGGTTGGGGCATGGAAGCCCTAGCACTGACTCTACAAGAGCATTACCACGTAATCGACATAGCCACATCCTATTCCACGATGGTGCAAATTCCCAATGTCAATGGCATGTTGAGCGGTGAGTTGGCTGGGGCAGTCATCCGAGCAGGCAAGTTTATTGATGGCGCTGCTATAGCATTCTTGGCCGAAGAAGCAGGGGCGATCGTCACCACCCTGACTGGAGAGCCGCCACCACCGCTATACACCTGTCAAAACTATGAGCGTCCAGGTTTGGTCATTGCTGCTTCACCCACTGTGCATGAGCATCTGCTAGCAGCCGCCCGCCAAGTTATTCCCTAA